A part of Plasmodium coatneyi strain Hackeri chromosome 8, complete sequence genomic DNA contains:
- a CDS encoding Phosphoinositide phospholipase C, translating into MTISESIPLDACNEEIQKDDDEIGLLSESAGEDKNEDSDWVKRHDRGEGATPRKKEKDCSKKNADGIDSKLGFDIKNVLTHAYLPVCIEKMKEGEYVYKWNSSNIFQKKTLKFFYLDENKNPILYIWDIIKILDGSESSFFKKKEEEKNLSIEIISAQRNLRITFLDIQRWKMWLFGLMYYQYKFINKGSGKKRMKSFICEGNKLYDNYIISGLKDINALTLSQLYIILRSLNIYLNMKILYHYFSIYKNKGTVNYVGFTKILEHIFSNKHITTYFDMYKGKNSSCIDNRNFIEFLIDVQCEGKCEERIFTARQVDHEFFVHEGMRGKNGLQTLSSSAVISTSVGQFNGRGDTEGGVPLARDPTQRSGTKNAENNSKGTHLRKEQQCENNPCGEGNSVGKHKSREDIIPSNSVKNNFGNYQWGGTIIKNMNKEGVNQNDFHFGVDTLPNALLLPENWMCQDEDYTTVLNILREKLGLGTAKGKTGGNRNGYSTGVGYQSDSLSANKRWDSAKNRRTYHSGHNSDSAGNAKVSNHHGGKCTLPQEHQRSEQNESYYIRAKAIYKLLNTIKKYNIPFVMINEEKHYLTQIGLVYFLLSKENSIMCPEYSKVYQNMNLPLCNYWINSSHNTYLGRKQIFSSSNIEQYIYILIDGCRCVEFDCYYFNKNIVVYHGFYGYKLTSSILFCDTLIACKLFGFTTSPYPIILSLEIHCKNKHKNLIAKILICILGKQLYIPKSRDEINNITPHNCKNRFLVKYKHFGNNENSGFYFIFEGLQSVMYDELGYISDIVGEDDEEEQDGHLGGVHNLLRDESGESGDSDGSDENNFERNHNRCIGGSSNHHNDDDIEKKFDSYIKNSIQKGYIHERKKRNIYMSSLCHDPDAVEDDQLDDNHQVVKGMKLWRRKKGGKGNSKRSTWGDDDINPRNAPPNDIPTEEDDDGRAPLLASQKIVNGTTEEGDKKTVNQNARNNNNILNEYSCLKGYAFQNFCENRTYNEICSISENKFIKLIKKNEDEIIKYNQKTLTRVYPSGTRLASTNFNPLIFWSAGIQFVALNYQYNGLSMLLNKGRFLENGGKHSGYILKPEILRFNEKKDYSILHLDLQILSLHQINLLFSIKNKYQEKKLKKKLFKMDMIQHIQTHKKFNKKMKNSKQVQKLEKEKKNFFFSDVQSDDNKKKKNISHEFLMKKFNDNDNDVNYIHSKCLNVEEKYEDMLSEYKSFLLCSSLSHSSSFNSCSSNTTTSNNGNTDSTKNNSSKSKNRSFYQTFEELKKANNLFFYLYVTISVHGYNENKYYFKTEIAKVNFYDLNYCWSKPSMFQMKIMYPSLALIVFELKTYDTVKSELIACACFPVKCLREGIRFVPLCDKYLKDIKGSGILVNLKIGTNGN; encoded by the exons aaaaacccaattttgtacatatgggatatcataaaaatattgGATGGATCagaatcttccttttttaaaaaaaaagaagaagaaaaaaatttatctaTTGAAATTATAAGTGCCCAAAGGAACTTGAGAATTACTTTCCTCGATATACAGAGGTGGAAGATGTGGCTCTTTGGCTTGATGTATTATCAGTACAAGTTTATTAACAAAGGGTCAGGTAAAAAGAGAATGAAGTCTTTCATATGTGAAGGAAACAAACTATACGATAATTACATCATTTCTGGCCTGAAGGATATCAATGCATTGACCCTATCCCAGCTGTATATCATTCTCAGAAGCCTGAACATTTATTTGAACATGAAAATTCTGTatcattatttttccatatataaaaataaaggtacTGTTAACTACGTAGGTTTTACTAAAATTttggaacatattttttcaaataaacaTATTACCACGTACTTTGATATGTATAAGGGGAAGAACTCCAGCTGTATAGACAACAGGAACTTTATCGAATTTTTGATTGATGTGCAGTGTGAGGGGAAATGTGAGGAGAGAATCTTCACGGCGCGTCAAGTGGATCATGAATTTTTCGTTCACGAGGGGATGCGCGGAAAGAACGGACTACAAACCTTGTCATCGAGCGCTGTTATTTCCACCTCGGTTGGGCAATTTAATGGAAGAGGCGACACAGAAGGAGGAGTACCCCTTGCAAGGGATCCTACACAAAGGAGTGGTAccaaaaatgcagaaaataaCTCTAAAGGAACCCACCtgaggaaggagcaacaatgTGAAAATAACCCCTGCGGAGAAGGCAATTCGGTTGGTAAGCACAAATCAAGAGAAGACATCATCCCGTCCAATTCTGTGAAGAACAATTTTGGCAACTATCAGTGGGGAGGAaccattataaaaaatatgaataaggAGGGGGTTAATCAAAATGACTTCCACTTCGGGGTGGACACTTTACCAAATGCACTTCTCCTGCCGGAAAATTGGATGTGCCAGGATGAAGACTACACCACCGTGTTAAATATACTGAGAGAAAAGTTAGGGTTGGGCAccgcaaaggggaaaacaggCGGAAATCGGAACGGTTACTCAACCGGCGTGGGATACCAAAGCGATAGCTTAAGTGCAAACAAAAGGTGGGACAGTGCAAAGAATAGGCGCACCTATCATAGCGGTCACAACAGTGATAGTGCAGGCAACGCCAAAGTTAGTAATCACCATGGAGGAAAGTGCACCCTCCCACAGGAACACCAACGAAGTGAGCAAAACGAGTCCTACTACATTAGAGCCAAAGCAATATATAAACTGCTAAACACGATAAAGAAATACAACATCCCATTTGTTATGATTAATGAGGAGAAGCATTACTTGACACAGATCGGGTTGGTCTACTTTCTTCTCTCAAAGGAAAATAGCATAATGTGTCCAGAGTATTCTAAAGTTTACCAAAATATGAATTTACCCCTTTGTAACTACTGGATTAATAGCAGTCACAACACCTACCttggaagaaaacaaatctTCAGCTCAAGCAATATCGAACAATATATTTACATCCTCATAGATGGATGTAGATGTGTCGAATTCGATTGTTactattttaataaaaacatCGTTGTTTATCATGGCTTCTATGGATACAAATTAACCTCTTCCATCCTTTTCTGTGACACCCTCATTGCGTGTAAGCTCTTCGGATTTACAACCTCCCCCTACCCCATCATCCTGTCGTTAGAGATTCACtgcaaaaataaacacaaaaatttaataGCTAAAATATTGATATGCATTTTAGGGAAGCAGCTATACATTCCAAAAAGTAGAGAcgaaattaataatataacgCCGCATAATTGTAAGAACCGATTTTTGGTAAAATATAAACACTTTGGGAATAATGAGAACTCGGGGTTCTACTTCATCTTTGAAGGTCTGCAGAGCGTCATGTATGATGAGTTGGGGTACATTTCCGACATCGTTGGGGaagacgatgaggaggaacagGATGGCCACTTGGGGGGCGTACACAACCTTCTTCGTGATGAAAGCGGCGAAAGTGGTGACAGCGATGGTAgtgatgaaaataattttgagAGAAACCATAATCGCTGCATCGGGGGAAGTTCAAACCACCATAACGATGATGACattgagaaaaaattcgACAGCTACATAAAGAACAGCATCCAGAAGGGGTACATCCACGAACGGAAGAAGCGAAATATCTACATGAGCAGTCTGTGCCATGACCCTGACGCTGTGGAGGACGACCAGCTGGATGACAACCACCAGGTGGTAAAAGGCATGAAACtttggagaagaaaaaagggaggaaaaggtAACAGTAAGAGATCCACTTGGGGGGATGATGATATTAACCCGCGTAATGCCCCCCCAAATGACATTCCTACagaagaagatgatgatggtCGTGCCCCCCTTctggctagccaaaaaatCGTTAATGGAACTACGGAAGAGGGCGATAAAAAAACGGTAAATCAAAACgcaagaaataataataacatactAAATGAGTACTCCTGCCTGAAGGGATACGCGTTTCAGAATTTCTGCGAAAATAGGACATACAACGAAATATGCTCGATTAgcgaaaataaatttatcaaGTTGATTAAGAAGAATGAAGATGagataataaaatataaccAGAAGACTTTAACCCGAGTGTACCCTTCTGGGACAAGACTGGCGTCCACCAACTTTAATCCACTCATTTTCTGGAGCGCAGGAATCCAATTTGTGGCGTTAAATTATCAGTACAATGGGCTGAGCATGCTGCTCAACAAAGGAAGATTTCTagaaaatggaggaaagcACTCAGGGTACATCCTAAAGCCAGAAATTTTACggtttaatgaaaaaaaggactacAGCATTTTGCACCTCGACCTGCAAATACTGTCTTTGCATCAAATCAACTTATTATTCTCCATTAAGAATAAATATCaagagaagaaattaaaaaaaaaattattcaaaatGGATATGATACAACATATTCAGACACACAAgaaatttaacaaaaaaatgaaaaattctaaacaagtacaaaaattagaaaaggaaaaaaaaaatttctttttctcagATGTACAGTCAGATGacaataagaagaaaaaaaatataagtcATGAATTTCtcatgaaaaaatttaacgaTAATGACAACGACGTGAATTATATTCATAGCAAATGCTTGAATGTGGAAGAGAAATATGAGGACATGTTATCAGAATATAAATCCTTCCTATTATGTTCTTCCCTCTCGCACAGCAGTAGCTTTAACAGTTGCAGCAGCAATACTACTACGTCCAATAATGGTAATACAGATTCGACTAAGAATAATTCATCCAAGTCTAAGAATAGAAGTTTTTACCAAACTTTTGAGGAGTTGAAGAAGGCAaacaatttgtttttctatTTGTATGTCACCATATCCGTGCATGGCTACAATGAGAACAAGTACTACTTCAAGACGGAGATCGCCAAGGTCAATTTTTACGACCTCAACTATTG TTGGTCGAAGCCATCAATGTtccaaatgaaaataatgtaCCCTTCACTGGCCCTCATTGTGTTTGAGCTGAAAACTTAT GACACCGTAAAAAGCGAGCTCATTGCTTGCGCCTGTTTCCCAGTTAAATGTCTCCGAGAAGG CATCCGATTTGTTCCGCTGTGCGACAAATACTTGAAGGACATAAAAGGATCCGGCATTTTGGTTAATCTAAAAATTGGCACAAACGGCAACTGA